One Brassica napus cultivar Da-Ae chromosome C4, Da-Ae, whole genome shotgun sequence genomic region harbors:
- the LOC106396849 gene encoding uncharacterized protein LOC106396849, producing MATRLKSMATLPKLIQTMRNEAPKHSNPVLPSLRRAFSLYDQINLIDNVPEDQLRFQEFNETSFTVNGVKYEGSLLCVGNLLMSWTPRQFSDITPDSLSIFQTVRPIPELLIVGCGRNIHPVTPELRQFVKSIGMKLETVDSRNAASTYNILNEEGRVVAAALLPYGVSS from the exons ATGGCTACGAGGCTGAAATCGATGGCGACTTTGCCAAAACTGATTCAAACCATGAGAAACGAAGCTCCTAAGCATTCGAACCCTGTTTTGCCATCTCTGAGACGAGCTTTCTCCCTCTACGACCAGATCAATCTCATTGACAATGTCCCCGAAGACCAGCTCCGCTTCCAAGA GTTTAATGAGACGAGCTTCACGGTGAATGGAGTCAAATACGAAGGTAGCTTGCTCTGTGTTGGGAACTTGCTTATGTCGTGGACCCCTCGTCAATTCTCCGACATCACCCCTGATAG CTTGTCTATCTTCCAGACGGTTCGACCCATTCCAG aGCTCTTAATTGTTGGTTGTGGAAGAAACATTCACCCGGTAACTCCCGAGCTCCGTCAGTTTGTCAAGTCTATTGGCATGAAGCTAGAAACCGTTGATTCT AGAAACGCTGCATCAACTTACAACATTCTGAATGAAGAAGGAAGGGTTGTTGCTGCTGCATTGCTTCCATATGGAGTTtcatcttaa
- the LOC106394656 gene encoding endoglucanase 14-like, giving the protein MSQLKNRSSQCLWTSTSCILLLSMSSMTLGAVSRHYGEALTKTLLYFEAQRSGKLPSNQRVNWRGDSALRDGSDAHVDLTGGYYDAGDNMKFGFPLAFTTTMLAWSSVEMTSQLKAHKEHKKVLAALKWATDYLIKAHPESNILYGQVGDGNSDHACWMRPEDMTTPRPSYRIDAQHPGADLAGETAAAMAAASLAFAPYNAAYAKKLISHAKDLFEFAKAHPGVYQSSISNAGGFYASSGYEDELLWAAAWLHRATKKQIYLNYLNEASNTGGSRTVFAWDDKFVGAQVLMAKLALEGKVKINKKMEEYKSMAEQFICNCAQKGSNNVKITQGGLLWFLPWNNLQYTTAASFVLSAYSKYLKAANASIKCHGGSLQASDLRNLARAQVDYILGSNPKNMSYMVGFGTNYPERPHHRGASIVSIKKNRTAVECNAGFNDWYHSPAPNPNVLTGALVGGPDENDAYGDERTDFQHSEPVPATVAPFVGVLAAFA; this is encoded by the exons ATGTCTCAATTGAAAAACAGATCTTCACAATGCTTATGGACAAGTACTAGTTGCATTTTGTTATTATCAATGTCGTCGATGACTCTTGGAGCTGTCTCTAGACATTATGGAGAAGCTCTCACAAAGACTCTTTTGTATTTCGAAGCTCAACGCTCTGGAAAATTGCCATCAAACCAAAGAGTTAACTGGAGAGGAGACTCTGCACTTAGAGACGGTTCTGATGCCCAT GTTGATCTCACTGGGGGGTACTATGACGCTGGAGACAACATGAAGTTTGGATTCCCATTGGCGTTCACGACGACAATGCTAGCATGGAGCAGTGTTGAGATGACATCGCAGCTTAAGGCTCATAAAGAGCACAAAAAAGTCCTTGCAGCTCTCAAATGGGCCACTGACTATCTTATCAAAGCCCACCCAGAGTCCAATATTCTTTACGGACAAGTGGGAGACGGCAACTCGGACCATGCATGCTGGATGAGACCCGAGGACATGACAACTCCACGTCCTTCTTACCGCATTGATGCTCAGCATCCAGGTGCTGACCTAGCCGGCGAGACAGCTGCAGCTATGGCTGCAGCTTCTCTAGCTTTTGCACCATATAACGCAGCCTATGCCAAAAAACTCATTAGTCACGCAAAAGATCTATTTGAATTCGCTAAGGCTCACCCTGGCGTCTACCAAAGCTCCATATCTAACGCAGGTGGCTTCTACGCGAGCAGCGGCTACGAAGATGAGCTATTATGGGCCGCGGCTTGGCTCCACCGTGCCACTAAGAAACAGATTTATCTCAACTATTTAAATGAAGCATCTAATACCGGAGGTTCAAGGACTGTTTTTGCATGGGATGATAAGTTCGTGGGTGCACAAGTCTTGATGGCCAAG CTTGCACTTGAAGGGAAAGTAAAGATCAACAAGAAGATGGAAGAGTACAAGAGTATGGCTGAGCAGTTTATTTGCAACTGTGCTCAAAAGGGCTCCAATAACGTTAAGATAACTCAGGGAGGTTTGCTTTGGTTCTTGCCATGGAACAACCTCCAATACACCACGGCCGCTTCCTTTGTCCTCTCTGCCTATTCAAAGTATCTTAAAGCCGCTAATGCATCCATCAAATGTCACGGTGGATCTCTTCAAGCTTCTGATCTTCGTAACCTCGCTCGTGCCCAG gtAGACTACATACTTGGCTCAAACCCCAAGAACATGAGCTACATGGTTGGATTCGGAACCAATTATCCTGAGAGACCACACCATAGAGGAGCCTCTATAGTGTCGATCAAAAAGAACAGAACCGCTGTGGAGTGCAATGCAGGGTTCAACGATTGGTATCACAGTCCTGCACCAAACCCTAACGTACTGACCGGAGCACTCGTGGGAGGACCCGACGAGAACGATGCTTACGGAGATGAGAGGACTGATTTCCAGCACAGTGAGCCTGTGCCAGCCACCGTTGCTCCATTTGTTGGTGTTTTGGCCGCCTTTGCTtga
- the LOC106395508 gene encoding endoglucanase 12 gives MSQLRSGSSQCLWTSTLFIALLSMPMTHGANYGEALTKSLLYFEAQRSGKLPPNQRVNWRGDSALRDGSDAHVDLTGGYYDAGDNMKFGFSLAFTTTMLAWSSVEMESELKTYKEHENVLAAIKWATDYLINAHPEPNVLYGQVGDGYSDHACWMRPEDMTTPRPSYRIDVQHPGADLAGETAAAMAAASLAFAQYDAAYSEKLIGHAKDLFEFAKAYPGVYQSSIPNAGGFYASSGYQDELFWAAAWLHRATDDQTYLDYLNEEYGTGGQRTIFAWDDKFVGAQVLMAKLALERGGETGDKLQDFKNMAEYFICNCVQMGSNNVKKTPGGLLWFLPWNNLQYTTTASFVLAAYSKYLKAANTPINCPSGTFQAADLLYHARTQVDYILGSNPTSMSYMVGFGTNYPKSPHHRAASIVSIKQNSTAVTCNDGMNKWYNNPAPNPNVLTGALVGGPDENDAYGDARTNFQQSEPVIVTVAPFVGVLAAVA, from the exons ATGTCTCAACTGAGAAGTGGCTCTTCACAATGCTTATGGACAAGTACTCTTTTCATTGCGTTATTGTCAATGCCGATGACTCATGGGGCTAATTATGGAGAAGCTCTCACAAAGAGTCTTTTGTATTTCGAAGCTCAACGCTCTGGAAAATTGCCGCCGAACCAAAGAGTCAACTGGAGAGGAGATTCTGCACTTAGAGACGGTTCTGATGCCCAT GTTGATCTCACTGGAGGGTACTATGATGCTGGAGACAACATGAAGTTTGGATTCTCATTGGCGTTCACAACGACAATGCTAGCATGGAGCAGTGTAGAGATGGAATCGGAGCTTAAGACTTATAAAGAGCACGAAAACGTCCTTGCGGCTATAAAATGGGCCACTGACTATCTCATCAACGCCCACCCAGAGCCCAATGTTCTTTACGGACAAGTGGGAGACGGCTACTCGGACCATGCGTGCTGGATGAGACCAGAGGATATGACAACTCCGCGTCCTTCTTACCGTATTGATGTTCAGCATCCAGGTGCTGACCTAGCAGGCGAGACAGCTGCAGCTATGGCTGCAGCTTCACTAGCCTTTGCCCAATATGATGCAGCCTATAGCGAAAAACTTATTGGTCATGCAAAAGATTTATTTGAATTCGCCAAGGCTTACCCTGGCGTCTACCAAAGCTCCATACCTAACGCAGGTGGCTTCTACGCGAGCAGCGGATACCAAGATGAGTTATTTTGGGCCGCGGCTTGGCTCCACCGTGCCACTGATGACCAGACTTATCTCGACTATTTAAATGAAGAATATGGCACCGGAGGTCAAAGGACTATTTTTGCATGGGATGATAAGTTCGTGGGTGCACAAGTCTTGATGGCCAAG CTTGCACTCGAAAGGGGAGGAGAGACCGGCGATAAGTTGCAAGATTTCAAGAATATGGCTGAGTATTTCATTTGCAACTGTGTTCAAATGGGCTCCAATAACGTTAAGAAGACTCCGGGTGGTTTGCTTTGGTTCTTGCCGTGGAACAACCTCCAATACACCACCACCGCTAGCTTCGTCCTCGCTGCTTATTCTAAGTATCTTAAAGCCGCCAACACACCCATCAACTGTCCCAGTGGAACTTTTCAAGCTGCTGATCTTCTTTACCACGCCCGTACTCAG GTAGACTACATACTTGGATCAAACCCGACGAGCATGAGCTACATGGTTGGATTCGGAACCAACTATCCAAAGAGTCCACACCATAGAGCAGCCTCTATAGTGTCGATCAAACAGAACAGCACCGCCGTGACGTGCAATGACGGAATGAACAAATGGTATAACAATCCTGCACCAAACCCTAACGTACTAACCGGAGCACTCGTGGGAGGACCCGACGAGAACGATGCTTATGGAGATGCGAGGACTAATTTTCAGCAAAGTGAGCCTGTGATCGTCACAGTTGCTCCATTTGTTGGTGTTTTGGCCGCCGTTGCTTGA